One Pichia kudriavzevii chromosome 3, complete sequence genomic window carries:
- a CDS encoding uncharacterized protein (PKUD0C09920; similar to Saccharomyces cerevisiae YNL180C (RHO5); ancestral locus Anc_2.75): MKSIKCVVVGDGAVGKTSLLISYTTNQFPEDYVPTVFDNYSANVMVGDEKITINLWDTAGQEEYDKLRPLSYTQTDIFLICFSVVEPTSFENVKNKWIPEIRHHTPKETQILLVGTKSDLRDEPHCLDELDEQGLKPISEKEARDFAKAFGMVGYLECSAASQKGVREVFDCAIKSVITEDEPAENAPQQAASQQGQQGQQVQQGQQQQNPPKQQPTETSAAQNAEAKSAAKVQQKPAKPVASSAPKTYIPAKKSKKSKKCTIL; the protein is encoded by the coding sequence ATGAAATCGATCAAGTGTGTGGTTGTCGGTGACGGTGCCGTTGGTAAGACCTCCTTATTAATCTCCTACACTACCAACCAGTTTCCTGAGGATTACGTTCCTACGGTTTTTGACAACTATAGTGCCAATGTGATGGTAGGTGATGAGAAAATTACCATTAACTTATGGGATACTGCTGGGCAAGAGGAATACGACAAGTTGAGACCACTATCTTATACCCAGACAGATATattcttgatttgtttCTCTGTTGTTGAGCCTACGTCTTTTGAGAATGTCAAGAATAAGTGGATTCCAGAAATCAGACACCATACACCAAAGGAGACCCAGATTCTTCTAGTCGGTACAAAGTCTGATTTGAGAGACGAGCCACATTGTCTTGACGAGCTTGACGAACAAGGTCTGAAGCCGATCTCCGAGAAGGAGGCGAGAGATTTTGCAAAGGCATTCGGTATGGTGGGTTACTTGGAATGTTCTGCAGCGTCTCAGAAGGGTGTCAGAGAGGTTTTCGATTGTGCTATAAAGAGCGTCATCACCGAAGACGAGCCTGCTGAAAACGCTCCACAACAAGCAGCTTCTCAGCAAGGACAACAAGGACAACAAGTACAACAAGGACAACAACAGCAGAATCCTCCAAAGCAACAACCTACCGAGACATCGGCGGCCCAGAATGCAGAGGCAAAGTCGGCTGCAAAGGTGCAACAAAAACCGGCCAAGCCAGTTGCATCTAGTGCTCCAAAGACTTATATTCCGGCAAAGAAATCgaaaaaatccaagaagTGTACTATTTTATAG